A part of Gracilimonas sediminicola genomic DNA contains:
- a CDS encoding acyltransferase family protein has translation MTTLSGISSGKRLVSLDFFRGATVAAMILVNNPGSWSHIYGPLKHAAWHGWTPTDLIFPFFLFIVGVSIVLAFTKAKAKGADDSDLLKKTLIRAAKIFVLGLALSAFPYLTFIPDFGLHQNLIDIRIPGVLQRIAICYAVGAFLFLYTKPRTQMLTLGGLLIGYWILMMAIPVPGYGAGAIDTAEGNLAAYIDQLLLSGHMWKENWDPEGLLSTLPAIGTTLIGIWTGRMLMSDKESESSRTIQFFIWGFILIILGYAWSWIFPVNKNIWTSSYTLFTGGQAMCIFGLCYWFIDVKSKQRFTDWGVAYGINAITVFFLSGVIARVFNMIRFSYGGESYTLKGWIYEVVLSSIASPINASLLYAIMWIVLFYLLAAWMKKKNIIIKV, from the coding sequence ATGACTACTCTCAGCGGAATTTCATCAGGCAAACGGCTCGTTTCACTCGATTTCTTCAGAGGTGCTACCGTTGCCGCCATGATTTTGGTCAACAATCCCGGATCATGGTCACACATATACGGACCTTTAAAACATGCGGCCTGGCATGGATGGACGCCAACCGATCTCATATTCCCGTTTTTCTTATTCATTGTTGGCGTTTCCATTGTGCTGGCTTTTACCAAAGCAAAGGCAAAAGGTGCCGATGATTCTGATTTGTTGAAGAAGACGCTCATCCGGGCCGCAAAAATATTCGTCCTCGGACTGGCCCTTTCCGCTTTTCCCTATCTTACATTTATCCCGGATTTCGGACTCCACCAGAACCTGATTGATATTCGCATCCCCGGAGTTCTGCAACGAATTGCTATCTGCTATGCCGTGGGAGCTTTCCTGTTCCTTTACACCAAACCCAGAACCCAAATGCTTACGCTGGGCGGACTCCTTATCGGTTACTGGATTTTGATGATGGCCATTCCTGTTCCCGGTTATGGAGCCGGAGCCATTGATACCGCAGAAGGAAATCTTGCAGCCTATATCGATCAGTTGCTACTCTCCGGCCATATGTGGAAGGAAAACTGGGATCCCGAAGGCTTGCTTAGTACGCTTCCGGCTATTGGAACAACCCTGATTGGAATCTGGACGGGACGAATGTTGATGAGTGATAAAGAATCCGAATCTTCGCGAACCATACAGTTTTTCATTTGGGGCTTCATACTCATCATTCTTGGATATGCCTGGAGCTGGATTTTCCCTGTCAACAAGAATATATGGACCAGCTCTTACACCTTATTTACCGGCGGACAGGCCATGTGTATTTTCGGATTATGCTACTGGTTTATTGATGTAAAAAGTAAGCAGCGATTTACTGACTGGGGCGTGGCTTATGGAATTAATGCCATCACCGTCTTTTTCCTGAGTGGAGTTATTGCCCGAGTATTTAACATGATCCGGTTTTCATATGGCGGTGAATCTTATACCCTCAAAGGCTGGATTTACGAAGTGGTTCTCAGCTCTATAGCTTCGCCTATTAACGCTTCCCTGCTTTATGCAATCATGTGGATCGTGCTCTTTTACCTGCTCGCCGCCTGGATGAAAAAGAAGAATATCATCATCAAGGTGTAG